The genomic region ATGCGGGCGCGCTGCTGCTCATCTTGGAAAGACGAACGCAACACCAGGTAGGCGCCATAAATCAGCATGGCAATGGCGGCCCCGTTAAGCTTGGGGTCGTTGGTCCACCAGGCACCCCAGGTATACTTGGCCCAGATGCTGCCCGTAGCCAGCCCCACAAAGCCCATGTAAATACCCGTTTTGGCAGCCTCATTCGAGAGGATATCCAACTGTGGGGTAGGCGTGCGCAGGTAGCGCACGGAGTAATACACCGAAGCCGCGAGCACTGCCGTCATCCCAAACCACATGGGCACGTGGAAGTAGAGGTTGCGAATGCTCTCGTTGAGAATCGCCAGCCGGGGCACCGGCAATAGCAGCCCCGCCACCGCCACGTATAGCAGCAGTAGCACAGCCAGGCCTTTCCACCAATTATTTTTCATAAGCTATTTACTGCCACGCACGAGGGTGGTAGTCTTTAGTGAACGAAAAGAAATAGCATACAATTTCCTGCTATACCACATTAATTCTACATGAAAAGGTATGCCTGCTACGAGCGCCACAGAAAGGGAAAGAGCAGGTAGGAAACCGCACCCACTATCATATTGAGCGCCACCAACGTGAGCAGGGAGCTACTACTGGCCTCAAACTCCAACCCATCCAGCGCATTTTTGGAAACTTTGATGAGCAATAGCAACATCGGAATCATCAACGGGAAACCCAAGATGGCCATCAGCGTGTGGCTGTTGGTGGCTTTGGCCGCAATACCCGATACCAGCGTGAGCGTGGAGGCAAAGCCGATAGCCCCGAGTGCCATATTTAGCAGAAACAGAGGCACATCCTGCACGGGGTTGCCTAGCACCAGCGCATATAGCGCAAACCCTACCCCACCCAAGCCCAGCAGCAGCAGCACGTTGTAGCCAATCTTAGCCAGAATCACGGCCTGTGGGCGTACCAGCGCGTAGTAGTAGAGCTGCCGGCCACGGCTTTCCTGCAAAAAGCCTTTTGCTACGGCATTCACGGCCGTAAATAGCAGGATAATCCAGAACAATGCATTCCAGGCCGGCGCAGGCAGCTCGCCCCCGCGCAGCGCAAAGCTGATATAGCACACAAACACGGTGCTACCCACATACAGCAGCATACCGCTGAGGGTAGCACGCTGCCGCCATTCCAGACGAAAGTCTTTCTGCATCAGATAGCCAATCTCACGAACGAGCTGCATGGGAAGCGGGGTAGGAAGCGGACTACAAAGATACAGCACGCAAGTTTAGGATGAGGTGCTATGAAACAACTTCGATTGGCAAGGCTACCCAAAAACAACAGCCGCCGCGATGTATCGCGGCGGCTGTTCTGCTAGTAGCTTCTAAGTGCGGAGACGTTAGAAGTCGTACCCCAGCGTGAAGTAGAACTTCGGCCCGGTGCGGTTGTAGTCTTCCTGTCCCCAGGCAATATCTGCTTTGCCGTAGAAGCCCAGGATGGTAGTCCGAATGCCGCCGCCGTAGCCAATCAGCAAGGGGTTGCCGAAGGTGGTAACCGTGCCGGAGAAGGCGTTGCCGCTTCCGCCAAACTCCTGTGTATTATAGGAGTTGTTGGTATTGAAAGGATTGACGCCGGAATAAGCTGAGCCCCCATCTACAAAGCCGGTGAGTTGCAAATTGCGGAAGAAGCCGGAGTAAATCGGCTTGTTGGAGAGATACTGAATGATGGGCACGCGCAGCTCAGTGTTGAACAGGATGTATTTCGGACCGTTGCGCTTGCTGTAGTTGAAGCCCCGGAGGTTGGTCACGAACTGCTGGTAGAACAGTTGGGTAGGGTCGTAGTTGGACGAGGCTACAGTCGAAGGTTGAAGGCGCTGGGTTTGGGGCAGCGCCGGGTCGTTTTCGAACTTGTTGTTTAGCCAGTTGTCCATGCCACCCAGACGGTATACCGACTGTGCTGGCCCGAAGAATTGCCCATGACTCACGCGGGTAGCCCAAATGATAGACCGGTGGATTTTCTGATAGTGCCGTAAGTCTACATATAGGTTACTCAGGTTCAAATCATTGTTGTCCAGGCTAGACAGCTTCTGGTAGCCCACCTTCATGCGGGTGCCTTGCAGCATGTTTACGCCGGTTGCAATGGCATTATCAAAGATCAGTTCGCCATTGAAGCCTACGTAGCTCCGGGCAACGTCCTGCTCACCCGGCAAATCATCTAACGATAAGCGGCTGATATTCACGTAGCTAGGACCACCGCGCACGCTCAGATTGTGCGTGAGAGGGTAGGCAATGGTAGGCGCAATTTCGTGCCGGCCATAGCGCGTCAGGTAATTCGACCGATCTGGCACGTACAGGAAATAGGCCTGCTTTTGGTACCGAATGCTCCAGTCGTAGCGGTGCGTCAGGTTGGTGTACTCCGCGTACATATTACTGGTTTTCAAGTCAGTAAGCGCGAAAATACTAGCCCGAATCCGGTGGTTCTCAAACAGATCCGACATGTTGACCTGCCCTACCAAGCCGAAACCCAGCAGCGGATCCACGTACAGCGACGACACCACATTATCGATGCTGAAGCGGTTGTCGTAGCGATAGGGACCATTGACAGCCAGCGCGTTGGCTGGCTGCGGGGTTGGTGCAGCCGTTAGGGCCCTGGTGGTAGCCGAGGGCGTGCGCCGTGGCTGATTGGGATTCGTGCGGGCCGTCGACATTGGAATGTCTTCGTCGAATTTATAGTCGTTGACGTTCACCTGCTGGGTACGGCGGGGCGCAGTGGTAGCCGGGGTAGCGGCTACCGGCGCTGCGGTCCGGTTCGTGGTGTCGGGTGCAGCAGCAGGAGGTGTCACCGCTAAGGTAGAGTCAGGGGTAGCGGGTACCGGGGCCGGCTCTCGCACCACAGCCGGCGTTGCGGGTCGCCGCACGGGGGGTGCTAGTTTGGGACGCGAGCGGTCTTCCAGCGTTTCCTGGCGGGCCGTTTTGAAGAGCTTCACGCCCTCGGGCAGCGGGTAATTAGGGTAGAGAAATACCGCATCGCGGGCGCGGTCGGTCGTAACAAAGCCCAACGCGTTGGTGGTAGCGTTGTAGTCGAAGCTGCGGATGTCTACTGGGAAGCTGGTAACAGCTGCGCGCTGTCGTGTGGTTAAGTTGAACCGGTACACACTCCGAATCCCACTTTCCTCACCTAAATACATGATTTCCGAATCGGAAATAACGCGGGGCGTGCTCTCGTTTGAAATAGTGCTTACCAGCGACTCCATCGGCCGCGGCCGGCCGTCGAGATGGTACAGGAAAAGGTCGTAGTTGTTGACCACGGAGCTAAAATCGCCCCGCGCCGTGCCGGTGCTGTCAAGCCAGCGGTTGGAGCTGAACACGATGCCCTGCCCATTGGGTAGGAACACCGGCTCTACGTCGTCGAACACATCGTCGGTCAGCTTTTCGGGCCGGCGGCTACCAGCACGTAGCAGGTAGAGGTCGTTTTGGCCATCGCGGGCTGCACTGAATACGAGCGATTTACCATCGGGCGAGTATGCCAGGCTCATCACCTGCGTAAACTGCCGGAAGATAGACTCATCCTTCCGTCGGAAAGGTAGGGCGTCGAGCAGGCGCTCCAAGGTGTTAGCGAAGCCGCTGCCGCCGGCTTGCCGTAGGCGCAGGGTCATGTAGCCTTTGTCCATCTCAGCCACGGCCACTTGGTTGTTGCCGCGCCACGCCAGCACTGGCAAGCGCGTTTCCACCTGTTGGTCGGGCGTGCGGTAGCCGTTGCGGTGAATGACGTCGCGGTGCGAGCCATCGCGGTTCACTACCATCACGCGGTAGCGGCCGCCTTCGTTAGCCACATAGGCCAGACGCTGGCCATTGGGGCTGAGCACCGGCTGCGAATAGATAATGCTCTTGCGGTTGTTGCGCGAGGTCAGCTGTGCCTGCTCATTCAACGGCACAAACGCCGTTTGGGGCTGGGCGTTTAGCTGGCGGTAGTATTGCAGCCAGTCGCGTAGGAAAATCTTGTACGGCACATTCAGCGACGAGCTGATACCTACCTCCACATCGCGCGTGATGCGCGTGAGGTTCAGAATGTTCTGAATGGTGGTGTAGCCGTAGCGCTCCGCAATGTAGTTCCAGATGCTTTGGCCAGCTAGCTGCGGGTTGCGCAGAAAAAACGGCGCCGTGCGCGTGCCCTCGTATTGCTGGGTCATGTCGCGCATGTAGTTGTCCATCTCCACGCTCCAGCCCTCGGCCGCATAAGCCGAGGCCCCACCGATAAACCAGTCGGGCAGTTGCAGCAGGTAGGTGCTTTGCAGCACTTCCTTCAACGAGCCGCCGTACATCATATCATTGAGCAGCACGCGTGTTACCTGGTAGCTTACATCGCGCTTAAACTGCGTTTGCTGGCCCTGGTAGGCAATCTGCACCTTGGTCATGCGCAGCAAGGAAGTCTCTCCGCCCATCTGGTACTTGTCCTGATCCAGCCCAATGTTGCTCTGCCGCAGGTCGCCCACGGAGTTATAGAGCATGATGGTGGTTTTGGAATAGGGGTAGTAGCCAATGAGGGAAGTGATGCGCTGCAACTCCTTCTCGGCGTACTCGGCGGCGCGGCGGGCCGCAATTTCGCCCCCAGCGTAGTAATAGATATTGAAGTTCTGCGTGCTCAATTGCAGCCAGTCAAACTTCTTGTATTGCAGACGCACCCTTCCAAACGGCTCCTGCGCGGTTTGCGCCACAGCAGCGGAGGGGGCCACCCAGAAAGAACCCGATAACAGCAGCACAATAAGTCCCAGCAACCGGCCTACCCGGCGGGGTAACAGTAAGGAGTAGTGCTTCATATAGGAACCAGAAAGAAGAGTTCAGGAAGAGATAATAGTGGCCGACGAAGCGGCTGTATACAACGCGTGATATCGGGAAATATTGACCTCTGGCCATAGGGCAGAAGCACTATTTTCGAGGTGGTTGGCCAGTTGGGCAGCCAGCCCCGGCGCTAGGAGTACGCCTTTGGAACCGAAACCGTTAAATATACTCAAAATAGGCTGTTCTGGATGCCGGCCCAGCAAGGGTTTTCGGTCTCGTACGGCGGGGCGCACGCCGGCCCGCTGCGCCGTAATGGTGAAGGGTAGCGTGGTCATCTCCTGCAAGCGCTGGCTCAGCTCGGCGGTGGCTTCCGGCGTGATGCCTTCTGCAAACGGCGGCCAGCGGTAGGTAGCCCCTACCCGAAACTGCCCATCACCCAGCGGCACCACGTAGGCGCCTTTGTTGAGCACCTGCTCTTCGGGCAAATCGGGACAAGCCACGTCCAGCACTTCCCCCTGATTGGGTGTGAGTGGCAGCCAGCTAAAATACGGATTTTGGGTAGCCCCTACCCCCTCGCAGCACACCACTTGCCGGGCACGTACCTGACCGGGTGCGTATGTCGCACCGTCAGCATCAAACACCACTTGCGACCAGTCGAAAACCTCCTGCCGCAGCTGACCGTGCGCCTGCGCTTCCTGAGCCAGCGCAGTCAGTAGCTCGCGCAGCCGCACGTAGCCGCCATGCTGAATCTGAATACCGCCAAACTCCTGCCGCACGCCCGGCAAGGGGGGTAGGGCGCCGGTTACCTCCGCCACGTAGTGCCGCCAGGGTGCGTCGGCGCTGCGGGTCACCACCGTGTTCTGCTCCGCCACCGATGAAAACAGCTTTTGGATAGGCGTTTGGATGAAAAACGTTGCACCGTAGTGCTGCTCCATTGCCTGGTAAAAAGCAGTGGCCGCGGGTAGCAACTCATCTATCTTCCAGGCCAGCGCGAAACGCTTGCCAGCCACGGGGTTAATCAGTCCGGCTGCTACGTTGGAGGCCGAGTTAGGGTGGCCGGGGTCGTAGACCAGCACCGTGCGGCCGCGCTGGCGCAGAGCGTGGGCCAGGGTAGCCCCCGCCAGGCCGTGCCCAATCAGCAGGTAGTCGTAGGTTGTCATGCGGGGGTAAAGTAACGCGAAAATGCCGGCGTTGGGCGTGGGTAGCTGCCCACAACAAGCCGCGGCAGGCTTCGGTTCGCGCCAACTCTCGTAACTTACCTCCCCAATTTCATCCAGCAGCCGCTGGTTTCTTTTTCTTTGCTTTATGCTAGTTGCCGGCTTCACGTTTAATACCTTTTCGGAGAATACCTACCTGCTCATTGATGAGGCCACGCGCCAGTGCGCCATCGTAGACCCCGGCTGCTACGACCGCGCCGAACAGCAGGCCCTGCGCGAGTACATCGAGACCGAAAAGTTACAGGTGGTCCTGCTGCTGAATACGCACGCCCACATCGACCACGTGCTAGGCAATCAGTTCGTCATCGACACCT from Hymenobacter aerilatus harbors:
- a CDS encoding cytochrome c biogenesis protein — translated: MKNNWWKGLAVLLLLYVAVAGLLLPVPRLAILNESIRNLYFHVPMWFGMTAVLAASVYYSVRYLRTPTPQLDILSNEAAKTGIYMGFVGLATGSIWAKYTWGAWWTNDPKLNGAAIAMLIYGAYLVLRSSFQDEQQRARISAIYNIFAFAAAMPLFFILPRLTASLHPGAGGNPAFAKYDLDSNMRLVFYPAVIGWTLLGFWLAQLASRVAFLKQKVYDKQLA
- a CDS encoding heme exporter protein CcmB; protein product: MQLVREIGYLMQKDFRLEWRQRATLSGMLLYVGSTVFVCYISFALRGGELPAPAWNALFWIILLFTAVNAVAKGFLQESRGRQLYYYALVRPQAVILAKIGYNVLLLLGLGGVGFALYALVLGNPVQDVPLFLLNMALGAIGFASTLTLVSGIAAKATNSHTLMAILGFPLMIPMLLLLIKVSKNALDGLEFEASSSSLLTLVALNMIVGAVSYLLFPFLWRS
- a CDS encoding NAD(P)/FAD-dependent oxidoreductase; amino-acid sequence: MTTYDYLLIGHGLAGATLAHALRQRGRTVLVYDPGHPNSASNVAAGLINPVAGKRFALAWKIDELLPAATAFYQAMEQHYGATFFIQTPIQKLFSSVAEQNTVVTRSADAPWRHYVAEVTGALPPLPGVRQEFGGIQIQHGGYVRLRELLTALAQEAQAHGQLRQEVFDWSQVVFDADGATYAPGQVRARQVVCCEGVGATQNPYFSWLPLTPNQGEVLDVACPDLPEEQVLNKGAYVVPLGDGQFRVGATYRWPPFAEGITPEATAELSQRLQEMTTLPFTITAQRAGVRPAVRDRKPLLGRHPEQPILSIFNGFGSKGVLLAPGLAAQLANHLENSASALWPEVNISRYHALYTAASSATIISS